A DNA window from Acetobacter ghanensis contains the following coding sequences:
- a CDS encoding TraB/GumN family protein → MIALAAIMVLRCPVAFADVDAIQIENSNTKPSIIVPAVHGPIFGIQAPSAAVFVGKTVLVSEGTADRNADTQPDKLEHPISEIALDSTVFASWVHEIDIEKLKARLQPHLACYTGQEMLRTGNTEMFTRVLLNMQTARLAEFILEMPCPQPATLSRDAVVHAEAQKSGVLIKWLEHLDEWKAVQKEIPDDYYRDAIVEMLKRPDENLSSPPFVSFVQNGQYDELDAWIRERKVTPSQKKMYDYEITKRTRLMYRDMAPYLRSGGAVILIGAAHIGGPDGLAALLRRDGYHLRPITLPANK, encoded by the coding sequence ATGATCGCTCTCGCTGCGATCATGGTGCTTCGTTGCCCTGTGGCATTTGCTGACGTGGATGCTATTCAGATCGAGAACTCAAACACCAAGCCAAGTATTATTGTACCGGCCGTTCATGGTCCCATCTTTGGGATTCAGGCTCCAAGTGCAGCCGTCTTCGTAGGAAAAACAGTGCTTGTTTCTGAAGGAACGGCAGATAGAAACGCGGATACCCAACCTGACAAGCTCGAACACCCCATATCTGAAATCGCACTTGATTCCACTGTTTTTGCCTCATGGGTCCATGAAATAGATATCGAAAAGCTTAAAGCCAGACTGCAACCGCATCTCGCGTGCTATACTGGTCAGGAAATGCTTCGAACGGGCAATACGGAGATGTTCACGCGGGTGCTGTTGAACATGCAAACAGCAAGATTAGCCGAATTTATTCTCGAAATGCCGTGCCCGCAACCAGCAACTCTATCCCGTGATGCTGTCGTGCATGCTGAAGCGCAAAAATCAGGCGTCCTTATCAAGTGGCTCGAACATCTCGACGAATGGAAGGCGGTTCAAAAGGAAATTCCGGATGACTACTATCGTGACGCAATCGTTGAGATGCTTAAACGACCTGATGAAAACCTTTCATCCCCCCCATTTGTTTCCTTCGTTCAAAATGGACAATATGATGAATTGGATGCATGGATCCGAGAGCGTAAAGTCACGCCAAGCCAGAAGAAAATGTATGATTACGAAATTACCAAGCGTACCCGCCTAATGTATCGGGATATGGCGCCATATCTACGATCCGGCGGTGCGGTTATTTTGATCGGAGCAGCCCATATAGGTGGACCAGATGGACTAGCGGCTCTACTGCGACGCGATGGGTATCATTTGCGTCCGATCACGCTGCCCGCGAATAAATAA
- the bamE gene encoding outer membrane protein assembly factor BamE domain-containing protein, giving the protein MKNTTLAGCLTALLALSACASSGNESIKNETGATVDQKIQDGVTTKDQVRAQFGDPMDTSFTDSGHEVWKYAFTKSKEDGTNFIPYYGMFSSGSHGTEKQLSIIFNGNKVWHHSLSNSAVKSHGGLGS; this is encoded by the coding sequence ATGAAAAATACTACCCTGGCTGGATGCCTGACTGCTCTTCTGGCTCTGTCAGCCTGTGCTTCAAGCGGGAATGAATCCATCAAGAACGAAACTGGCGCGACAGTCGACCAGAAAATTCAGGACGGCGTCACAACCAAAGATCAGGTTCGCGCTCAATTTGGTGACCCAATGGATACCAGCTTCACCGATAGTGGTCATGAAGTTTGGAAATATGCTTTCACCAAATCTAAAGAGGACGGGACAAATTTCATCCCTTACTATGGCATGTTCTCCTCTGGCTCCCACGGAACTGAGAAACAGCTTTCCATCATCTTTAATGGAAATAAGGTCTGGCATCATTCCCTGTCGAATTCCGCAGTGAAATCGCACGGCGGCCTCGGTAGCTGA
- a CDS encoding antitoxin VbhA family protein, producing the protein MKQLTDSDTERRLQAVQDALASAAREGQRVSPAAAADLEAYVRGEITTDEIRQRVMARLHADPRYKAATRS; encoded by the coding sequence GTGAAACAGCTTACAGACTCTGACACAGAGCGCCGCCTGCAGGCGGTTCAGGACGCGCTGGCCAGTGCCGCCCGGGAAGGGCAGCGGGTTTCTCCAGCGGCAGCCGCAGATCTGGAAGCGTACGTCCGGGGAGAAATCACGACAGACGAAATTCGCCAGCGTGTCATGGCGCGGCTACATGCGGATCCACGCTACAAGGCCGCCACGCGCTCATGA
- a CDS encoding ImuA family protein, giving the protein MHQNKTDTLDLLREKIRRMEAPQHTSADRLPTGFTAIDTHLDGGLTQGCVHEVFSAGRDSVFSSRSAAFVAHVLARTTGPVIWASEDYPDLSAPGIRQSGLNPGRLLCVTTRKGGLEALCEDVLNERGVCALVADIRTPLTLTQSRRLVLAASRSHVSGFLLCRTAGAQNDPPASASMTRWRIGGSPSTLRTDLPSLSPVAGAERWAVELLRHRGGPGGTWIITPTRHDPTYSLPVAAPLADRATPETAAIAFTQRTGALRA; this is encoded by the coding sequence ATGCACCAGAACAAGACTGATACGCTGGATCTTCTGCGCGAGAAAATCCGCCGGATGGAAGCCCCCCAGCACACGTCGGCCGACCGGCTACCAACCGGGTTTACAGCCATCGACACGCATCTGGACGGCGGCCTTACCCAAGGCTGCGTGCATGAAGTGTTCAGTGCCGGACGTGATAGTGTTTTCTCATCCCGCTCAGCAGCCTTCGTCGCTCATGTGCTGGCCCGCACCACCGGGCCAGTGATCTGGGCCAGTGAGGACTACCCTGACCTGTCCGCCCCGGGCATCCGTCAGTCCGGCCTTAATCCCGGTCGCCTGCTCTGCGTCACCACCCGCAAGGGCGGTCTGGAAGCTTTGTGCGAGGACGTGCTGAACGAACGCGGGGTCTGTGCCCTGGTCGCAGATATCCGTACACCGCTTACGCTCACCCAGTCCCGCCGCCTCGTGCTGGCTGCCAGTCGAAGCCACGTCAGTGGCTTCCTGCTCTGTCGCACGGCAGGGGCTCAGAATGACCCGCCAGCCAGCGCCAGCATGACCCGCTGGCGGATCGGGGGCAGCCCCTCAACACTGCGCACCGATCTCCCCTCTCTTTCTCCGGTTGCCGGCGCAGAACGCTGGGCTGTCGAACTACTGCGTCATCGCGGTGGACCCGGCGGCACCTGGATCATTACCCCGACACGCCATGACCCGACGTATTCTCTCCCTGTGGCTGCCCCTCTGGCCGATCGAGCGACACCAGAAACAGCAGCCATCGCCTTCACGCAGCGGACTGGCGCTCTACGCGCCTGA
- a CDS encoding DUF6504 family protein: MTRRILSLWLPLWPIERHQKQQPSPSRSGLALYAPERGRLLVTAADPIALRLGICRGMPLAQARAMQPELLVAQAQPAADQAALEALTLWCQWLSPLTATDGADGVWVETTGCDHLFGGEDQMAEHLLTRLAKAGYSARIAIADTAAIAAAVARSSHRSITLISPMGQESVLRELPLASLRLESETLATLRRLGLVRVGQLLDMPRAPLARRFGQALPDRLDQAMGRLPEPLSFRTAPQAFRASGTLVEPISTAPAIARALGNLVAELADTLSRRGHGARHLQVQCMRVDGTLQSLQIGLSNASADPVRLNRLLAERIETIEPGFGIEAFTLSATQTAPLDAPANRDWLAPATDPAGLPALLERLGGRVGIQSLSRLHDGASQFPEREQAYKGCEHVQSMEDHSPSGPHGPRPTRLLPAPASITVTEFWPDGAPKAFRWRRATHTIRGLIGPERVWSDWWHDPQGACTRDYWVAETVEGERFWLFVAHNGAGLAKGQALWFLHGLF; the protein is encoded by the coding sequence ATGACCCGACGTATTCTCTCCCTGTGGCTGCCCCTCTGGCCGATCGAGCGACACCAGAAACAGCAGCCATCGCCTTCACGCAGCGGACTGGCGCTCTACGCGCCTGAGCGTGGCCGGCTTCTGGTGACAGCAGCCGATCCCATAGCCCTGCGACTGGGGATCTGCCGCGGGATGCCATTGGCACAAGCCCGGGCCATGCAACCGGAGCTGCTCGTGGCGCAGGCTCAGCCTGCCGCCGATCAGGCCGCACTGGAGGCGCTCACACTGTGGTGCCAGTGGCTGTCGCCCCTCACGGCCACCGATGGCGCCGATGGCGTGTGGGTGGAGACCACTGGCTGTGACCATCTTTTTGGAGGTGAGGACCAGATGGCTGAACACCTGCTGACCCGTCTTGCAAAGGCCGGTTATTCGGCCCGGATCGCGATCGCAGATACAGCAGCCATAGCGGCGGCTGTCGCCCGCAGCAGCCACCGGTCCATCACCCTCATTTCCCCGATGGGGCAGGAGAGTGTCCTGCGCGAACTACCTCTGGCCAGCCTGCGACTTGAATCTGAGACACTGGCGACCCTGCGCCGTCTGGGTCTGGTACGTGTCGGCCAGCTGCTGGATATGCCCCGCGCGCCTCTGGCACGCCGTTTCGGGCAGGCCCTACCCGACCGGCTTGATCAGGCGATGGGACGCCTACCTGAACCCCTTTCCTTCCGGACGGCGCCACAGGCTTTCCGCGCTTCCGGCACACTGGTTGAGCCAATCAGCACGGCCCCAGCCATTGCCCGCGCTCTGGGAAACCTCGTGGCGGAACTGGCAGATACCCTGAGCCGACGGGGGCACGGCGCGCGCCACCTGCAGGTGCAGTGCATGCGGGTCGATGGCACACTCCAGAGCCTTCAGATCGGACTGTCGAACGCCAGTGCCGATCCTGTCCGGCTGAACCGGCTTCTGGCCGAGCGGATCGAAACCATCGAACCTGGCTTCGGAATTGAAGCCTTTACCCTCAGTGCGACACAAACAGCCCCACTGGACGCCCCGGCCAACCGGGACTGGCTGGCACCCGCCACCGATCCCGCAGGCCTGCCTGCCCTCCTTGAGCGTCTTGGGGGACGGGTCGGGATTCAAAGCCTCTCGCGCCTGCACGATGGAGCCAGTCAGTTTCCCGAACGCGAACAGGCTTATAAGGGGTGTGAGCACGTACAGAGTATGGAGGACCACTCCCCATCCGGCCCTCATGGGCCACGACCTACCCGGTTACTCCCAGCGCCAGCTTCCATTACCGTTACGGAGTTCTGGCCTGACGGTGCGCCCAAAGCCTTCCGCTGGAGGCGTGCCACTCATACCATTCGCGGGTTGATCGGCCCAGAGCGGGTGTGGAGCGACTGGTGGCATGACCCGCAGGGCGCTTGCACGCGCGATTACTGGGTGGCCGAAACGGTAGAGGGCGAACGCTTCTGGCTGTTCGTTGCCCATAATGGCGCGGGCCTGGCTAAAGGGCAGGCCCTATGGTTCCTGCATGGGCTTTTCTGA
- a CDS encoding GNAT family N-acetyltransferase yields MQRPSDLPGLRPARTDDIADALMHALCHDGRRRVHDADELMARLVAERLVAHLERCGFILCRVQDTGSHTASAHPHPPEVRRE; encoded by the coding sequence ATGCAGCGCCCGTCAGACCTTCCCGGCCTGCGTCCGGCCCGCACAGACGACATCGCCGATGCCCTCATGCACGCGCTATGCCATGACGGTCGCCGCCGGGTGCATGATGCGGACGAGCTGATGGCCCGGCTGGTAGCTGAGCGGTTAGTCGCCCATCTCGAACGCTGTGGCTTTATCCTGTGCCGTGTGCAGGACACAGGCAGCCACACAGCTTCGGCCCATCCGCACCCGCCCGAGGTCCGCCGTGAGTGA
- a CDS encoding error-prone DNA polymerase: MSEAGYVELQVATCFSFLRGASHPGELMQQARALGYTTLGITDYNSVAGLVRAHDAACEQGIRVIPGARLGLEDGAALLAYPRDREGWASLCRLLTLGARRGPHDAFQLRWQDLARDGRNLVLILLPTDDQRLPADMTRLAELARQKDDGPAYVALTRRFEGHESERLAWIARLCVQNGVLPVVTGDVLWHDPSRQILHDVMTAIRCHRTLETLGAERTRHLSRHLRGPGEIRALFPGYEDALNRSQEIAATCRFSLEDLCYQYPDETDGSGETPQAVLTRLVRAGVPYRYPTGTPLDVRQQLDHELALIERLGYAPYFLTVNTIVAYARSRGILCQGRGSAANSAVCYVLGITAIDPVRSGLLFERFVSEERQEPPDIDVDFEADRREEVIQWIYRRYGRSHAALCATLMRFQPKGALREVGRAFGLPEDLLGQMSKHLASVLHDEALLAERLAQIGLSAGDRRLGMVLQLARLLVGFPRQYGTHPGGFVLTADRLDELVPVRPAAMAERQTLVWDKDDIDRMRMMKVDVLGLGMLGCLRRCFELIHARYHRTLDMTTIPPEDRATYQMIARADTLGTFQIESRAQMAMLPRTKPATFYDLVVQVAIVRPGPITGDMVHPYLRRRAGEEAPDCPSPALQRILGKTLGIPLFQEQAMQVAVHCAGFTGGEADQLRRSMGTFRSTGGVHHMKARLLGGMIANGYDPAFAARIWTQLEGFGAYGFPESHAASFALIAYASAWLKCHYPDVFCAALLNSQPMGFYAPAQIVRDAREHGVEVRPVCINASRWDCTLETGRNGARQAVRLGFRLVSGLSCDAIARLILARGAGYDSLDDVWRRSDVLLSLLEKLAEADAFRALGADRRQALWTLKGFGAAPLPLFEAADRGRNAPTPELWEPDPQLPEISAGSAVVEDYHATGLSLRAHPLSFLRDTLARQEITPIADLPQVRDGAFVRVAGLVLMRQRPSTANGVMFMTIEDETGTANLVLWKDRVTAQRAIIVGSGFIAAYARLQREGDVTHLVVRFVEDLQPMLSRLSNGSGRDIAISSRDFR, translated from the coding sequence GTGAGTGAGGCAGGCTATGTCGAACTGCAGGTGGCGACCTGTTTCTCGTTCCTGCGCGGGGCCAGCCATCCCGGTGAACTGATGCAGCAGGCCAGAGCACTGGGCTACACGACACTGGGCATCACCGATTACAATTCGGTGGCCGGACTGGTACGTGCCCACGATGCGGCCTGCGAGCAGGGTATCCGCGTTATTCCGGGGGCACGGCTGGGACTGGAAGACGGAGCTGCCCTGCTGGCCTACCCGCGGGATCGGGAGGGCTGGGCGTCGCTGTGTCGATTGCTGACGTTAGGCGCACGGCGCGGTCCACATGATGCGTTCCAGCTCCGCTGGCAGGATCTGGCGCGTGACGGGCGCAATCTGGTGCTGATCCTGCTTCCCACCGATGATCAGCGTCTGCCTGCCGACATGACGCGACTAGCAGAACTGGCCCGACAGAAAGACGACGGCCCGGCCTATGTCGCGCTCACACGCCGTTTCGAGGGGCATGAGAGCGAGCGTCTGGCATGGATTGCGCGGCTCTGTGTCCAAAATGGCGTACTCCCCGTCGTCACGGGAGATGTGCTGTGGCATGACCCGTCCCGCCAGATCCTTCATGATGTGATGACAGCTATTCGTTGCCACCGCACTCTCGAAACACTGGGAGCGGAACGTACCCGGCATCTCTCCCGCCACCTGCGCGGCCCGGGCGAGATCCGCGCCCTGTTCCCCGGCTATGAGGACGCGCTGAACCGCAGCCAGGAGATCGCCGCCACCTGCCGTTTTTCGCTGGAGGATCTGTGCTACCAGTATCCTGATGAGACTGACGGAAGCGGTGAGACACCGCAGGCCGTTCTAACCCGCCTCGTCAGGGCCGGCGTGCCTTATCGCTATCCAACCGGCACACCTCTCGATGTCCGCCAGCAGCTCGATCACGAACTGGCCCTAATCGAACGTCTTGGCTATGCGCCGTATTTCCTGACGGTGAATACCATTGTCGCCTATGCCCGCTCTCGCGGCATCTTATGCCAGGGCCGCGGTTCGGCCGCCAATTCTGCCGTGTGTTACGTGCTGGGGATCACGGCCATTGATCCCGTCCGCTCAGGCCTCCTGTTCGAACGCTTTGTCTCCGAAGAGCGGCAGGAGCCGCCCGACATCGATGTGGATTTCGAAGCCGACCGGCGCGAGGAAGTCATCCAGTGGATCTATCGGCGCTATGGCCGCTCCCATGCGGCCCTGTGCGCCACTCTTATGCGTTTCCAGCCTAAAGGGGCGCTGCGGGAAGTCGGCAGGGCATTCGGTCTGCCAGAGGACCTTCTGGGCCAGATGTCGAAACATCTGGCCAGTGTCCTGCACGACGAGGCCCTGCTTGCCGAACGGCTGGCACAGATCGGCCTGTCTGCTGGCGACAGGCGACTTGGCATGGTCTTGCAACTTGCCCGTCTACTGGTGGGCTTTCCGCGCCAGTATGGCACCCATCCCGGCGGGTTCGTTCTGACCGCCGACCGGCTCGATGAACTGGTGCCCGTGCGCCCCGCCGCCATGGCGGAACGCCAGACCCTGGTCTGGGATAAGGATGACATCGACCGGATGCGCATGATGAAGGTCGATGTGCTGGGCCTTGGCATGCTCGGCTGTCTGCGGCGCTGTTTCGAGCTCATCCACGCGCGCTACCACCGCACGCTCGACATGACGACGATCCCGCCTGAGGACCGCGCGACCTACCAGATGATTGCCCGGGCGGATACGCTGGGGACGTTCCAGATCGAGAGCCGCGCGCAGATGGCCATGCTGCCGCGCACAAAGCCCGCCACCTTCTATGATCTGGTTGTGCAGGTTGCCATCGTGCGCCCTGGTCCCATTACTGGCGACATGGTCCATCCCTATCTGCGACGCCGGGCGGGAGAAGAAGCCCCGGACTGCCCCAGCCCTGCCCTACAGCGTATTCTGGGCAAGACACTCGGCATTCCGCTGTTTCAGGAGCAGGCCATGCAGGTTGCGGTACATTGTGCGGGCTTTACGGGTGGGGAAGCAGACCAGCTCCGGCGCTCCATGGGTACCTTCCGCTCCACGGGTGGTGTCCACCATATGAAGGCCCGTTTGCTGGGCGGCATGATTGCCAATGGATATGATCCAGCTTTCGCCGCGCGAATTTGGACACAACTGGAAGGCTTCGGAGCGTATGGTTTCCCCGAAAGCCATGCGGCAAGTTTCGCGCTGATTGCCTACGCCTCGGCCTGGCTGAAATGCCATTACCCCGATGTGTTCTGTGCTGCCCTGCTCAACAGCCAGCCCATGGGGTTTTATGCCCCGGCCCAGATTGTACGCGACGCGCGCGAACATGGGGTGGAAGTCCGGCCGGTCTGCATCAATGCCTCACGCTGGGACTGCACGTTGGAGACAGGACGCAATGGAGCGCGGCAGGCTGTGCGTCTGGGTTTCCGACTGGTGTCGGGCCTATCGTGTGATGCAATAGCCCGGCTGATCCTCGCCCGTGGGGCGGGGTATGACAGTCTGGATGATGTCTGGCGCCGCTCGGATGTACTGCTATCTTTGCTGGAAAAGCTCGCCGAAGCGGATGCCTTTCGCGCACTGGGGGCGGACAGGCGACAGGCCTTGTGGACGCTCAAGGGTTTTGGCGCAGCCCCGCTACCTCTTTTCGAAGCGGCCGATCGCGGGCGGAACGCACCGACCCCCGAACTCTGGGAGCCTGACCCGCAATTGCCCGAAATCTCGGCAGGCAGCGCCGTGGTGGAAGATTACCATGCAACAGGACTGAGCCTGCGCGCCCATCCACTCAGCTTTCTGCGCGACACGCTTGCCCGCCAGGAGATTACCCCCATTGCGGATCTGCCACAGGTCCGTGATGGCGCGTTCGTGCGGGTAGCCGGTCTGGTGCTGATGCGCCAGAGGCCCTCTACCGCGAACGGGGTCATGTTCATGACGATTGAAGATGAAACCGGCACGGCCAATCTGGTTTTGTGGAAAGATCGCGTGACAGCGCAACGGGCCATTATTGTTGGATCGGGCTTCATCGCGGCTTACGCGCGCCTCCAGCGCGAAGGTGATGTGACCCATCTGGTCGTGCGCTTTGTCGAGGATCTCCAGCCAATGCTCTCCCGCCTTAGCAACGGAAGTGGACGCGACATTGCGATCAGTTCACGGGATTTTCGCTAA
- a CDS encoding MucR family transcriptional regulator, whose amino-acid sequence MSTNADQPTPDELKRMTATIVKGFLAGNPMDLKKLPALIKLVYRSLEEAHIPVEEPEPEIPAVPIEESVFHNYIICLEDGRHMKLLKSHLRRIYNMTPDEYREKWGLPPDYPMVPKAYSEKCAANEYKRKHGRKMPVRRKKDPNQAPMLKGVLPKSNRKRKRPD is encoded by the coding sequence ATGTCCACCAACGCCGACCAGCCAACCCCCGATGAACTCAAACGGATGACGGCCACGATCGTTAAGGGCTTCCTTGCCGGGAACCCGATGGATTTGAAAAAACTCCCTGCTCTGATCAAGCTGGTTTATAGGTCTCTGGAAGAAGCACACATCCCGGTGGAGGAACCAGAACCGGAAATTCCGGCCGTGCCAATCGAAGAATCCGTTTTCCATAATTATATTATCTGTCTTGAAGATGGCCGGCACATGAAGCTTCTGAAGAGCCATCTCAGGCGCATATACAACATGACACCCGACGAATACCGGGAAAAATGGGGACTGCCACCGGATTATCCTATGGTCCCCAAAGCCTATTCTGAGAAATGCGCGGCTAATGAGTACAAACGGAAGCACGGACGCAAAATGCCTGTCCGGCGCAAGAAGGACCCGAATCAGGCTCCTATGCTGAAAGGTGTACTACCCAAATCCAACCGAAAACGTAAACGTCCCGACTGA
- the repC gene encoding replication initiation protein RepC — protein MPQTHTDDLCPIRRRGKRTLTPAMLKARDELLGVPPDYPDKYAVLNTIRALPRTFPLTRSARGLLERMIEKTRPESWETLSTPFIYAHNATLMSWTGLSLTTLRRAVRELAEAGMIVPCDGRNGQRGRRWQGQEGMSQVGFSLASLRYRWPDLQAQLEIGRRQRAEVAFLREAIADLNEQVRVAAELRNDEATAMEAARIMRLRRGTDLIDTLASYHDIMKALWARVKPVEKPAENRVDRSPDSVWCTPEMAPMDAQSGTHYTERNNKKPKEVVVVAPERRNRIETMRREGQVSQREPSEGLEATILRGFPGTSTFFLTVCPALRDLCGSASPDRAQLTDAAELLSGQIGIGYHSWKTGCIALGRFEAAVAVIVMATRKDQGEQIRHPDAYFRALVERGVRGTLHLDRSLYALKDILAQDVSQIPERATGRVKTASQPVRIQ, from the coding sequence GTGCCCCAGACACACACTGATGACCTCTGCCCGATCCGCAGACGGGGAAAACGCACCCTCACACCCGCCATGCTCAAGGCGCGTGATGAACTGCTCGGCGTCCCCCCGGACTATCCGGATAAATACGCCGTCCTGAATACGATCAGGGCTTTGCCCCGCACCTTTCCATTGACGCGCAGCGCACGGGGTTTGCTGGAACGGATGATCGAGAAAACCCGGCCGGAGAGCTGGGAAACGCTATCGACCCCTTTTATCTACGCCCATAACGCGACACTGATGTCCTGGACGGGGTTGTCGCTTACGACTTTGAGGCGGGCGGTCAGAGAGTTGGCTGAGGCCGGGATGATCGTGCCCTGTGACGGCCGGAACGGACAGCGAGGGCGGCGCTGGCAGGGGCAGGAAGGCATGTCGCAGGTTGGATTCAGTCTGGCGTCCCTGCGCTATCGGTGGCCGGACCTGCAGGCCCAACTCGAGATTGGTAGGCGACAACGCGCGGAAGTGGCATTTCTGCGTGAAGCCATTGCTGATCTGAATGAGCAGGTGCGCGTGGCGGCCGAGCTGCGGAACGATGAGGCAACCGCCATGGAAGCCGCACGGATCATGCGGCTCCGTCGCGGCACGGACCTGATTGATACGCTGGCCAGCTATCACGACATCATGAAAGCGCTCTGGGCGCGTGTGAAACCTGTGGAAAAGCCTGCGGAAAACCGTGTCGACAGGTCGCCAGATTCTGTCTGGTGTACCCCTGAAATGGCACCCATGGATGCTCAATCTGGCACCCACTATACAGAAAGAAATAACAAAAAACCTAAAGAGGTTGTTGTAGTAGCGCCCGAGCGGCGCAATCGCATTGAGACAATGCGGCGTGAAGGGCAGGTGTCTCAACGTGAACCATCCGAGGGGCTGGAAGCAACCATTCTGCGGGGCTTCCCGGGCACCAGCACGTTCTTTCTGACGGTGTGTCCTGCCTTGCGGGATCTGTGTGGCTCAGCCTCGCCCGACCGTGCCCAGCTGACCGACGCCGCTGAACTGCTTTCCGGCCAGATCGGCATTGGCTACCACTCGTGGAAAACCGGCTGCATCGCTCTGGGGCGGTTTGAAGCTGCTGTAGCGGTCATCGTCATGGCGACACGTAAGGACCAGGGCGAACAGATCCGTCACCCCGATGCGTATTTCCGGGCCCTGGTCGAACGTGGGGTGCGGGGAACACTTCACCTCGACCGCAGCCTTTACGCCCTGAAGGACATACTGGCACAGGATGTGTCGCAAATCCCAGAACGTGCGACAGGCCGGGTGAAAACAGCGTCACAACCGGTGCGGATACAATGA
- a CDS encoding transglycosylase SLT domain-containing protein, whose product MTRPLSLARWSGLGMLAVCIVARPSIAQVATQIVPSIEETGAPTFVFPGAQTSSSSGSGASGSAARYSGAWGSSDAMSKLLSQSYGADAVAAAKAAGINPDTLAAYAQIESHFQNTGNSSSSATGVWQITNGTWNDYASKLGLSSADRNDPTAQAKVASAIISSYASAVSKSTGTPATSAQVYAAYMFGPSAGSKIAAATSSTPLSSLVSRSSLAANNMSGWTVGQYLSTVSTRMGSGASETVTG is encoded by the coding sequence ATGACGCGCCCCCTCTCTCTGGCCCGCTGGAGCGGGCTAGGCATGCTGGCTGTATGTATCGTCGCGCGGCCGAGTATTGCGCAGGTGGCCACCCAGATCGTGCCGAGCATCGAGGAGACTGGTGCACCGACCTTCGTCTTTCCAGGTGCGCAGACGTCTTCCTCATCAGGGTCAGGCGCATCGGGGAGCGCGGCGCGTTACTCGGGTGCGTGGGGCAGCAGTGATGCGATGTCCAAACTGCTGTCGCAATCCTATGGCGCCGATGCTGTTGCTGCAGCCAAAGCTGCCGGGATCAATCCCGATACGCTCGCAGCTTACGCTCAGATCGAAAGTCATTTCCAGAATACCGGCAACAGTTCTTCATCGGCCACGGGGGTCTGGCAGATCACCAATGGCACATGGAATGACTACGCATCCAAGCTTGGGCTGAGTAGTGCTGACCGGAATGATCCGACGGCGCAGGCGAAAGTCGCCAGTGCCATCATCAGTTCCTATGCCAGCGCTGTTTCCAAATCCACCGGAACACCCGCAACCTCGGCGCAGGTCTACGCCGCCTATATGTTCGGACCGTCGGCCGGTTCAAAGATCGCGGCAGCGACCAGCAGCACACCTCTGAGCAGTCTCGTGTCGCGTTCCTCGCTGGCTGCCAACAACATGAGCGGCTGGACAGTGGGACAATACCTCTCAACCGTCTCGACCCGCATGGGCAGCGGTGCATCCGAAACGGTCACGGGATGA
- a CDS encoding SH3 domain-containing protein, which translates to MSLRSTLTLTLLAGGLLAGPAYAQDVSPAELDRLAAERQEAIGPRDWGPPVDAAPEAQLMPLGGHVTCMSPRMAFEPVYAGPGSNTRQVGVAPPQLAVTTTTSGGWTRILRAYGKAAWIPTEDLQPWTSTTASAGTHCIVAGMRPSDGMILFSYPGA; encoded by the coding sequence GTGTCGCTCAGATCTACGCTTACCCTCACCCTGCTGGCAGGTGGCCTGCTGGCAGGGCCAGCCTACGCTCAGGATGTGTCGCCTGCCGAACTCGACCGACTGGCTGCTGAACGGCAGGAAGCCATCGGCCCGCGCGACTGGGGACCGCCTGTCGACGCCGCACCTGAGGCGCAGCTGATGCCGCTTGGCGGGCACGTGACGTGCATGTCGCCCCGTATGGCGTTTGAACCGGTCTATGCCGGACCTGGGAGCAATACGAGACAGGTTGGTGTCGCCCCACCCCAGCTTGCGGTTACCACGACGACTTCAGGCGGTTGGACCCGCATCCTGCGCGCGTATGGGAAGGCCGCATGGATACCGACCGAGGATCTACAGCCCTGGACATCCACGACAGCCTCTGCGGGCACACACTGCATCGTGGCCGGGATGAGACCATCTGACGGCATGATTCTCTTCTCATATCCTGGCGCATGA